The Punica granatum isolate Tunisia-2019 chromosome 4, ASM765513v2, whole genome shotgun sequence sequence GAGGCCAAAACAAGCGATTCTGTGTTAGCTGCTGGCAGGGAAGCAGTTGTATGCCCGCAGTTGAAGCAACCAAAATAGACTTGATGGCTTCGATTAGACACCTTGTGAGGTAGCCTAAAAACAAGAAACGTACTTGGCCTCTCTGATAGATGGAGCAATTAGTGTCTGCTTATCATTCCTCCAGAATATGGCTCATTGGCAGATTGGAAAAGGACTCACCGGAATAATCTTGGCATATTTTTAGGTTGATACATATTAATCGACGTATTATGATATGCCAGACATATTCATATTACAAAGGTTTTGAAGGACATTAAAATGACATCACTTTAACAAGGTCACAAAAGTCAAATGCATAAAAACAACATATAGTGAGAGCAAACAAAATCAGCAGAAACTTGATCCATATAATGTTACCTTCAGCCATTAAAATACTCAATTGATGAGGATGAATATAAGCTGGCAGAGCTGAGCAGTGTGTGAGGATTTTGACAAGCCCTCCAGGGAACAGGTGAGAAGGCATGATGTTTCCCCCGGAATTCTAATCGGAATGCTTCAAAGCTCTCATTGCATGTTTAGTTGGGCTAAATCGTAAGTTGAATTCTGATGACCCAATTATAGTTGAATTACGATTACTTTGTTTAGTCGTTGATTGCAATTTGGATCGACGCGCTATTATGGATGAATACTGAATTGCCGTTTTGGTCCTGACGCTCATTTTCGCAATTCGGATTAAGCCCGTAACTTTTATAGGGCATAAGTACCAAAAAGACCCTCATACTCTTCCTAAACGAAGAATTTCTTAGGAATCCTATAAGAttcattctttctttttttctctaataGATGGTAAGAACTTCttatgagttcaaatcctatTAAGAGGTCCACTATAGATAAGAAATTGTcgaaaaaagaacaaaatgcTTCTTTTGTCCCTTCTAGGCTATtggattttttattatatcaatTGAACTAGGGAGCCTCCCAATATTGGATCGGGAGGCTTCTTACTTCAACTAGTCCCCGTGTTTCTCGAATGGATCTCTTAGTTGTTGAGAGGGTTGCCCAAAAGCAATATATAAGGCGTATCCAGTAAAACTTATAGGTAAACCAAGATCTCGGATCGAATTGGCATTTCTTTTCTACTGTCACTCCATCCATTGCGCCTCCACTACAACTGCTAAAACATCAGCTTCGACATTGTTGGCAAGTCAGCAACCTTTCCCGACCCTTCTCGAGCCAACGGAGCGAGGATGAGCCCGTCACACTAAGATGCATCGTTGATGGCAAGATTCCAATCTCATCGCACTGGCTTTGTTAGGAGCCCTAAGGACCTCATCTAAGTGTTCTGGCACTGGGAGCTTGCGATGGCTCACAGCACGCCTGGAGCTCAGGGACTCCACCTAGTCGTTATCCCTAGGCGAGTCCGAGCACGGGGCTTGCCTTGAGATGCAGCTAACAACGACTTCTTGTTACTAGTTCTGTCTCTTGCCCGCCTCTCTCtaaatttttatctttaactttttctaattttaaaataggtTTAAGTAATTAAGGGCCTTCGAGTCCTTTGACTTCGACCTCTCAAATTTCTAGTATTTTTGTTCCCTCTATCCAAACACATGGGATTTTTCAAAAGTTCGATTCGATTGTTTATGAATTCTCATTCCCTACTTATTACATTTCTTATCAATTACAATCATGCAAATCAAACATAGTGTTGGTGTCTCATTGTGATGGTGTATAAATGTACAACGTCTTGAACTAGGGACCCTGATAtttaaaaactgaaaaaacTTATAACTTACAATTAAAGTGCCTAATATTTAGGGATGATGAGGCTTGGAAGAAAGTAATATCGGGACTATCCGCATTTAAATgtgtgaaaattttcaagtacAACTGCCCttcttacccaaaaaaaaagaaaaaagatccATGATATTTAGAACCGTGATTTCTTAGACTCGACTGCAGAGTATGAATAGAAATTCACACGTTTTTCTCAGAATATATGAGTTTAGGGTGTGAGATGATTCCAATATCAAATTTCAGGGAACAATTCGAAAGTATTCGAGAAAAATCAGCGTTCAAATCTCTCTTTTCCAGTTTTCTACCTTCATTtgcatttttatattatattattgaaaaaaaattccttcattaattaataaattcttttttgttttcgaGAAGCGTGGACGTGGAGGTCTCTTTTGACCATCGTGTCCATTACCAGCACGATTCTTACGTGGTCAGTCCAGTGGGACCCGCTTCGGGTTGAAAAGTCCATGGAGGCCCAACAAGCGGTGAAGTCCAATGGGCCCATAATGGCTTGGTTTGTCCTTCTCTTACTGGGCCTTAAAGCCCAAAGACAGAGATGCTGAGCGAGAGAGCCCTAGGCCCAATGAGAACGGATCCACGACCGCACGCGGGAGGGGGGAGAGGGACAAACACGGACACGGAGCATAGCTCGAGAGAGAGAAGGCTTGACGAAGAcgaaggaggaagaagaagacgaagaaggTTCTTTCGGTTCCATTTTTGCTTCGATCGGAAGCTCGGTCCGGCGATTCGCAGTCCTCTCGGCGGAGGAGAAGAGTTAGTGTCAATGAcggaggagaagagagagatcaTCCCGCCGAAGTACGACCTCGATGCCAAATGGGACGAGTGCGTCGATCTCACCGTCCGTCGATTCGTCTACACGTCCCTCGCCGGTGCCTTTGGcggcctcctcctcttccGTACGCCCTCCCCTCTCCGCTctcctttttccattttcgatttttttttctggaatTATCACCAAGGACTCATGCGTCACGGTCTGTCCTTACCTATTCGTGCATCTCACTCATAGTTCTTGTGTTGCATTGCGATTCCATCTGTTAGCTTGTTCAGATTGTGTTCTGGTTGTGGAGATACGTATTTTGACGTTGCTGTGTAATTAATGTTTGGTGGATTTCGGATTTCAAAGCTGTAGATGAGGCTCAATTTTTTGTCTCGAATCTACTTTAGGGCTAGGGATAGCTCATAGAGGAAACCCCGTTTCCATCTTGATTTCCAGTGTCAATCTGTGATGCTGCTTCTATAATTATGAGTTTTCATGAAGTAGATGATTTAGAGGATCCTTTGTGATTGGGTCATTAGAATGTTGTCTTCTTgttctcccctctctctctctctctgcgaAAGACTCTTCCAAACGAAGTTATAGTATGGAGAATATGGCAATGTGGATTGTAGCATTGCGCCAGTGTTGATTTAATTGATGAAATGTTAGTAGTGCGGGTAGCTGCGCAAGCAATGTCACTGCAAAACTTATGAGTTTAATGTTTAAAATGTGAATCCATTTGCCCCCTGTAACAAATTGGAACAATGAAGAGCACAGATTGAATGGTATCCTGCATTTTGTGTCATGACAGGTAGTCCAGTGTCTCGTTGGGCAGCCGTAGCTTTTGGTGCTGGGGTCGGCATTGGATCTGCTTACACCGAGTGTTCTCAGAAGTTTGATGGATTCCCCACAAAGTTTGCACCACCTGCTCCTAAGGTATCAGATACACCTGCCCCCAAGACAGTATTGCAGAATCCTGGTTCACAGGTTACAAATTCATCTCTGCAACACTTCTTGCATGTGTTTGCTAGTTCTTCACTTAAAATGGGGACATGATGCGTGGGCAATGCCTCCATAGTCTGCACTTACAAACGATTTCTGATACGCAATCTCTTTCCTGCCAATCCAGCCATAACTCTATTGGTTCCTCATAGTTCCTGCCCCAAACCTGGCCCTAAATGCCATCTTCTCAGTTTCTTTAAAGGTTTCCGATAGTGccttctctttttcaaaacttgttcTGTAAATGAAGGAGAAAATGATTCCAAAAGTGAAGTTATAAGGGCCTAATACTacgggagagagggagagctGAGAAATGCTCATCTCTGCTGTGCAATAACATTTTAAACACTGATGCCCTTCTTGTAAAAGGTGAAAAGGCCTTATTCTTGTGCAGAACTGTTTACTGTGTGCTCTCATTAAGTTTTCGTGATGTTCTTTAGTTTTCAAGCAAAACTTAGGGAAGTGGTCTAATGCCAACCATGGCACTTCTCCTCTTGTGCTCCTATAATGACTCATGCAGCAATGCCTTTTTTATCGTAGTAGAGACCCAATACCCTGATTACCCTTGGAGGATGGCTAGGGCACCTAATGAAACTAACAAAACAATTCAGCTGATGGCATGCATGAATCTTGGGTTCTAATCTAAGTTTCGGTGATCTCTCATCTTTTGCAGGAAGGACAAGAATGAGAGTTGTTGCTCCTGGAAACTTAGCCACTTAGAGCTGATTATTGAGTTGGAGTTTCTTGATTGAGATTGTTGGTTGTTCCCTTGAGAAGGCTTTCAAGAATGCAGGAGAAATATTGTCCCATGACAAAATGTAATGCGAGCTTTTTATGAGATCCCTGATTTGCATTTTGTTGTAGCTTTTGCAAATAATGGCGACTTGCTGTATCATCACCACTGGCAAATCATCCTCGCCCTGCCCAGTTTTACCCATCTTTCTACATGTTTGGATTCGGTCTTATACGGATACGGTGCTAGCATTTATAATCCTTTTGTGCATTTTCGATCGGTTTTGTCATGTGGATTCAAACTTGACTTGGTTCCACATATTTTAGATGAGAGCTGGAGTAGTTGTGTGGTGACATACATCGCCACACTATAAGCATCTAATGAGAATACAGAACACCGGAGTGGAGTCAACATCCTCGGGATTGTTATCCTGATCAAAATCATACTCAGGGAATGACTATCGTTGTCCCTTTTGAACCAATTCAAGTAATTTCGGTAATGCGAAACAACATTACTATGGAGCCTTTTCCTTATTGTCTGCTACTGCCGTTTGTCTAAACAGCCAAGAACGGAAATGAGGGGTTACAGGGTTCTAATTGCAGACTCATTTATTTACAACCAATTCATCACACAGCCAATTCCTCATGATCAGAAAAGCCTGCTCTGCATCTTTATCTTCTTCGGGAGACTGAGGCCGATGAGCAAAGCCGTGGCCTCTTCCCTTGAATATCACCACTTTCGAACCTTCAATACCCTTGTGAAGATCTTCCAAGACACTGACTTGACAGAGCGGGTCCTCGTCCCCGGAGATGAACAGAACAGGCGCCTTTATCTTGGGACCGAGAGATGGGTCTATTCTTGTACCGTAGAAGGAGACTCCAACACCAAAATGAGCTCCTTGGTCTTTAGCAAGAACTTCGATTACACGGCCACCTCCAAAACAGAACCCAATTATGCCGAGCTTCTTTGAGATTCCTGCAGCTAAGTATTCATCGACCATCCATTTCTCTGAAATTGCGATGTCCTTTGCCATCCTCTCGGGGTAATGGCTCGATATCCATTGCTC is a genomic window containing:
- the LOC116203076 gene encoding uncharacterized protein LOC116203076 isoform X1, translating into MTEEKREIIPPKYDLDAKWDECVDLTVRRFVYTSLAGAFGGLLLFRSPVSRWAAVAFGAGVGIGSAYTECSQKFDGFPTKFAPPAPKVSDTPAPKTVLQNPGSQEGQE
- the LOC116203076 gene encoding uncharacterized protein LOC116203076 isoform X2, coding for MTEEKREIIPPKYDLDAKWDECVDLTVRRFVYTSLAGAFGGLLLFRSPVSRWAAVAFGAGVGIGSAYTECSQKFDGFPTKFAPPAPKEGQE